A region of the Melospiza georgiana isolate bMelGeo1 chromosome Z, bMelGeo1.pri, whole genome shotgun sequence genome:
GAAGCTGGGACTACCGCCAGCTGCAACTGCCCATGGAATCAAAATTAAGTTATTAAGCATATGAAAAAGTGAATCTTTGAAGACAAGGCAAAAGGTAAAAAGCAAAAGTCCTGATGATCCTTAAATTGTTTTTAAGATAAAACTAGCTGCCAATAGACACAGAAGACCATCAGTTACATTGTCAGTGTGAGAATGTAATTAATAAGCACTGCCTTCTATAAAATCTCTTCCAGGTATCTGCCAAAATATTCATCCCCACTAAGTTGTCAATTAAGTAACAGCAAGTCATTTTTCTAACTTAAAAGGTAGCACTCCACTGTCCTCTCTGCATCACTGCAAGAGCCTGCTGAGAGCATGTGTCTCTCAAAACTTTTCCATATTTAGGATGTACTAAACCCTATTATAACACACATCCTCTTTTATTATATAGACTGGCAAGAAATGTCAGTCATGCTTGTTGGGGATATTGCATTTAGAGCCACTTTATTCCAGCTCCAGTCTCTGATTTCCTATAATCATATGGAATAGTCAATGAATAGATACACCAGAGCAGTAATacagttctttttcttttagataGGAGTAAGACATTGTTTTCAGCCTTTACACTTCTTGTTTCAGCAAAATTACCTGCAGCTATCACACGCAATCCTGATCTTTTCTCAGTGAAATCTGCAATGTCTTAGTGCTTTCCTAATATTCATGAATGTATGCTTTCTTTCTCTCCGATTCTGAGATGATGTAATCATGGCTGTAAGTCAAGAGTTATGCGGAGAAAGAAACAATAACACCAGGAAATTACAAGTATGAGCTGTGTCAGTGCATTTGTTCAGTAGAGCAAGGGAAACAGCATCCTCACGTCTCTTACTTGAGCAACGCCGTTCACTTGACCTAAATTAAGCTGTTCTGCTATTTCAGTGTAGCTTGGATTTCTCTTGAGTTTTATTTAACCTACAGCAGAAGTAAGGTCTCTCCAGGGAATTTAAaatctctggggttttttaataatCTTAAAATCtctggttgtttgtttgtttttgagggtttttaaaaattatttttctttttaaacgGTAAAAAGTCCACTGTCATAAGATATTATTATAACCGAAAACTTTActggtcttaaaaaaaaaagaaaaaccaccaaGCCCTGTTGTTTTAGGGCATAAATATCATAGAGGTTGGAAATAAATATCTTTGCCAAGCAGATTATTCCATAATTATTTACTGGAGGGTTTCCTAGATGCTccttgggaaaatattttactattagacatgggcagaggcagaactcTTTCTTCACCAGCAAGCAGCAAGAATCAGAGCTAAATTCTGACTTTCCAACATTTCTACTTTAAATGAAACTCAAAGACTCTGGGATCAAAAAATGTTTAAGAATCATTTTACTTGCAAAATTTGTGGGAATACATTCTGTACATAAATCACTTAAAATGCACACACAGTGCCTTACCCATGATCACAGTTACACCCCGTGGAATTTTGTCCAAGGAGCACATCACCTTACAGTGCACAGCACCGGTCACCCTCCAAAACCTTGACAGGCTTGGGAAGCACTATGTGAGCAGTGccattaaaaaggaaatactgGCTTGGAGCTGAGCTAATCTGTTTTCCAAAGCATCAAGTGCCTGCGTTCATTACTGCTGAATGGGCAGAACCGATGACTTGTTAATGACTCTCTAACTCCAGCTTAATATGCTAATCTTGCTCATAAACAGGAAGGCAGCAACACCATTGTTTACACAGCACTGATTAAATGGTACCTCAAACAATAATGAAAAACCAAGACTGAGGCTGCACAGGCTTTTAACTCTTCTCTCCCACTCTCACTGGTTGTTACACTCTCTGCCACCTCCTGAGTGGAACACTTCTGAAGAAGTGTTCATAATCAAAATAAAGCCTGACTGTAATGTGGACGAGCACTGGAGTTTttaatgtgtatatatacacagatatttatatataaaagcCTTCTTATAGTGCATCCCcttttttgaaaatataaatatatgcaaTTTTAAATAACTCCACTGGAAGATAATGGAGTGACATGCAAGACACTCCTGTCACACTGGTACCAACATTAGTAATGTCTGCTACCCCAAAAGATGAGTGGGTGCAGCTATAGCAGTACTGATGGTATGAAACAGACATAAAATTGCACATAAGCTTGAATATCCTGTGCAGAAAGTGGATTAAATACCCTTTCCCAACCCCATGGGAAATCTACGGCTAAGGTGTCTGTTAAAgatcaaaaaattaaaataaagaggCAAAAGAAGTTCAATTTACCACTTAAATACTGCACCCAATCATTACTAAGACTGTCTGGATGGAAAATGTTCTCACAACAGTATACATTATGGATGTACATAAATTCatgatacaaaaaaaaagatctgAAATGATCTGACAAGTTATCACTGCATATCACTGGAAGAGTTGGGAATAGAACTACTGCTTCCTCATTTGAAATTCAAGGTATGACTTCTGCAGTAagcttttattattaaaaatccCCATATGCTCATTTTCTCAACTCTCTAGCTTTACATCAGCAAGTCAAGATGTATCAAGTGTTTGATTTTTCAAAAAGACCTGTGGTTGTTCAGCActtcaaggaagaaaaagaaaggggggaaaaaaagaaaaagaaaaggagacagagacagaggAAGTCTTTTGTTAGCTCTGGGCTTCAATTCAGACATCTCTGGCTTAGGGTTCAATCAGACTACACTTTTTTATGGTAGCTAGGAGAGACAAAAGCACATTCGCTTTAAAAGCTCCTTGTAGCCTCACTGAATTtctacaggaaaagaaaaaaaaaaaaagaaatctacaTTTCTGCAGCCATataatttttccttcagtttaaaacaTAAGAAGCACACCTGTCTCCTCAAGAAATCCCCTTATACTTCACAAAACCACTTATTCTCTGGAGCACAGAAACTGATGCACTTCCTTCAGCATCGCTTGCATGTCCTCATATTCTGCAAATTTGCAGGCATCCTCCAGCTTCAGCCACTGGAAAGCTTGGTGCTCCTCTGACAGCTTGATTTCTGTGTTGCAGTCCTTCATTTCTGCCAGCCAGTACACGACGGTCTTGGGCTTGCCGTGGACAGGGTAGTGCAGCTCCTTCTTGTAGCCCTCGATGAGGGTGAGCTGGCTGGCCTGCAGGCCTGCCTCCTCCTGCGTTTCCCGGAAGGCTGTCTGCAGGTCATCCTCCCCAGGGtccacgtggcctgccaagaGGGCGGAAAAGTAAATCTCCGGGAAGGAAACTCACGTTGTGCTTTAATCAGGAAACACCGGGAGGCAGAGATGGGAGTACATGGTGTCTGACACAGGATGAGATGGGAACTGGAGAAGAGAGATTGCTTTTCCAGATCTTTATGCCTTGATTTATCTTTGTCTTGTGGCTTTTAGGGTCACTGTTTATCCCTCACCTCCTGAAACTTCCATCAGCCTCTCAGCATCAGACATTTTTTCTTCCCACTCCTCCCCTTCACTTCTGGAGTACCCTACACCCATAAAGATCCACCTGAGGACTGAGTCCCTCATTTTTCCTTCATCCAGTTAGAGCAGAGACAGGTCATCTGAGACTCTTAATCCCCTCTCAACCATGTCCTCTCACATAAGCTTAAGGCTCAATTCTGTAAAACTCTTACTTGTGCCAACAGTCCAGAAACAACGGGACCAGGCACAGATGTGTACCATTTAAAAAGTGCATTTCTTTTAGGCAgccagggatttttttctcctccatacTCCCCTCTGAAACAAGCAACAAGTCTAAAAGGCAGTCCTTTCAACAGCTGGGTAGTTCTCCTAGGATACACCATTTATTTGACATTGCTCAGAACGAGAGGTGCCACTACAAACAAAGGATAAATATAACACATCCCCAGCCATTTGTACTTTTGTTGAGAAATGTCAGATTTGGTTTTCTCATGAAAGCTCCAGAACATAAATAGAACAAGCCAAGCAATACCTCAAAAAAGCaacacagcaggagctgggacattTTGGGAGGTAAAAAAGTTTAAGCTCTGTTTTGTCCCTGGTGTCAATCTATTTTCTATGTAGCTGGCTCCAAATAGCTATAATTTCATTGCAGAGATGAACTGCTCCTCAGGTCTCAGATACTCAAAGTGCCCTTTCAGTACCACAGCTGGGGTATGTAGGAAGTTTGCTTTGCCTTTGCAACAGCTCCCACTCACTTCCTTGTCTGTGTATCAAAAGCGTGAACATCTCTTACAACAAGACATCACCTCAGATATAAAATGCACTTTTCTTTCAAGCAGTCACTGTGCAGAAAACAGCATTTGATACCTGCTGATAACCTCAGGTCTAAGCTCAGTAAGTTGCCATGTTTCTGCAGTACAGTCTAcctgcagagcagaaaaagGACTGCAGGCAGCACCTCACACACCACAGCTTTCAGATCCTTTCAGATCCTCCCACCTGTTCCCACTGGTGCAGATCTAATAGactgagaaggaaaatgaaCCCTACATCCCCTTCCCATCAGCCTCAGCTAGTGCCAAGTCACAGTCCTAGGGGCAGAGATAAGGCTGATGAGTTCTTGTGAGGGGATCCAAGCAAGTCCAGTTTAATCCCATAAGAGTTACAGCAGCTTAGagaacttttaaaataacaagGTACAGCTGCAGCTGTAAACTGCCTTTTGTGTGTGCTTTGAGACACTTCTTCTTCTGGCTCCTGCCCTATGGGATCTGTGTCAACATCACATACAGGTTACCACACTGCACATCCCAGGGTTACCTTGGAAGACCATTCCTATCACAGATATTATAAAATGGAATAGCTTCTCCTCAATAAATTCCCCCAAATCAATACCAAGCCTCAATTACAGGCCACCATCACACTGGGGTCTTTGATCTCTAAAACCTGAAGTGGTGTgttgagggaggtgattctccccctctgctctggtgcgaccccacctgcagtgctgcatccacctggagccctcagcaagggaGGGACATGGACCTGCAAGACTGAGTTCAGAGGAAGCCATGAATACAATCAGGGAGTGGAGCACCTCTGGATGAGAGAGTTGGGGCtgctcagtctggagaagagaaggctctagggagacctcagagccccttccagtgcctaaagggtGGTGGTTTAGGACAAAATTGGGGACAGACTTTTGgaaagggcctggagtgacaggagaAGGGCTCCTGCTTTTCATTTAGGAGAGGGCAGACTCAGACTACAGACAAGGAAGACTTgcttttactgtgagggtggtgaaataCTGGCAcaagtttcccagagaagcagtgagtgcctcatccctggaaacatccaGGTGGGATGGGACTccagcaacctgctctagttGAGGATGCTCCTGCCCACTGGTGGGGGCTTGGACTAGACAACCTTTAAGAGTCCCTCCCATCCTACACTACTCCATGATCCCACGTGTGTGAGATGTATGCTTATGAGACAATCAGCTCCCTACCAAAACCCCTACAAGTAATTTAAATCACTTGTACAGAATTACTGT
Encoded here:
- the NUDT2 gene encoding bis(5'-nucleosyl)-tetraphosphatase [asymmetrical]; translation: MAVRACGLIIFRRLQPAPSSKVTDSIEYLLLQTSYGSHHWTPPKGHVDPGEDDLQTAFRETQEEAGLQASQLTLIEGYKKELHYPVHGKPKTVVYWLAEMKDCNTEIKLSEEHQAFQWLKLEDACKFAEYEDMQAMLKEVHQFLCSRE